The segment GCACTACCGGCGCCGCACTTTCCGACCACAAGTTCGGCCGCGCCGCAGACCTCGTGCCGCTTCGCGCGGGCGTGGACGAAGTCCGCGCCGCCATCCGCGCAGAACCGGACCACGAGACCTTCAAACACATAACCGTGGTCGAGGAGGACGTGCCATGGCTGCATCTGGGATTCCGCAACCGCGACCGCGACCGGCTCGGCGTGCTCTGGGTGAGGGCATGACCATGCCCATCCTGCTCATCGGCCGCAAGGCCATCGCCCAGGCCATCGGCGTGGGCTACAACTCCATCCCCGAACTCGCCGAGAAGCACGGCCTGCCCGCCTGGCAGGACGGCGGCAGAGGCGTCTGGAAGGCCCTGCCCGACGAGGTCTCCGACTGGCTCAAGCGGCGCCGCCGCCGCT is part of the Desulfovibrio sp. X2 genome and harbors:
- a CDS encoding D-Ala-D-Ala carboxypeptidase family metallohydrolase translates to MTGYRPSHFALEELVPPELLAAHPEDVLWGLLEPRMLWTLDALRERFGPIACNDWRSGGHNRYRGLRPHDCTTGAALSDHKFGRAADLVPLRAGVDEVRAAIRAEPDHETFKHITVVEEDVPWLHLGFRNRDRDRLGVLWVRA